From Desulfurellaceae bacterium, the proteins below share one genomic window:
- a CDS encoding mycofactocin system GMC family oxidoreductase MftG produces the protein QPELHYHYLSDPFDRQRMREGVRLVIGLMDRRAFKPLVLERTVPSDAQLATDQALDHWMYTTLGTAIHMSGSCKMGPDADLTAVVDQFGRVRGVDGLRVADTSIQPNVVRRPANATAIMLGERMAEWIT, from the coding sequence CAGCCCGAGCTGCACTACCACTATCTGTCCGACCCGTTTGACCGCCAGCGCATGCGCGAGGGAGTTCGGCTGGTCATCGGCCTCATGGACCGCCGCGCGTTCAAGCCGCTGGTATTGGAGCGGACGGTGCCCAGCGACGCGCAGCTGGCCACGGATCAGGCTCTTGATCACTGGATGTATACGACGCTGGGGACCGCGATCCACATGTCGGGCAGCTGCAAAATGGGGCCGGACGCTGACCTGACCGCGGTGGTCGATCAGTTCGGCCGGGTGCGCGGTGTGGACGGGCTGCGGGTGGCCGATACCTCCATCCAGCCCAACGTGGTCCGCCGTCCGGCCAACGCCACGGCCATCATGCTCGGCGAGCGTATGGCCGAGTGGATTACCTAG
- a CDS encoding GFA family protein, producing the protein MAVSVPLTGGCAYECAAEPLFMWKCHCRECQRSTGGGSAVNVVFSASSVRFTKGAPKEHVSTGTSGNQTYRGFCPECGSPISARADLISAIRGISAASLDDPSQLELVADIWTASAQPWDELSATLPQFATTPTEAELQELASH; encoded by the coding sequence ATGGCTGTTTCTGTTCCGTTGACGGGCGGCTGCGCGTACGAATGTGCGGCTGAGCCGCTGTTTATGTGGAAATGCCACTGTCGGGAGTGTCAACGCTCCACAGGGGGCGGGAGTGCCGTCAATGTGGTTTTCTCCGCCTCCAGCGTGCGATTCACCAAGGGCGCTCCGAAAGAGCATGTCAGCACGGGCACGAGTGGAAATCAGACTTATCGAGGTTTCTGTCCGGAATGTGGATCACCTATCTCGGCCAGAGCCGACCTGATCTCTGCTATCCGAGGCATCAGCGCGGCCAGCCTGGACGACCCGAGCCAGCTCGAATTGGTGGCCGATATTTGGACGGCGAGTGCCCAGCCGTGGGACGAGCTGTCTGCCACCCTCCCGCAGTTTGCGACCACGCCAACCGAGGCAGAACTCCAAGAGCTCGCCTCCCATTAG